The following are from one region of the bacterium genome:
- a CDS encoding efflux RND transporter periplasmic adaptor subunit, with translation MKKKIILISCLVGIVALIVVVYFYLNKHGKRPTNIATTVAKKGEFLIVVSEVGKLDAAKSVNITANTQGKIVKMVPEGTAVKKGDPVVWLDTTEIEKQIKDLEANLKSEEANYQKTEENERLNLYQNDMSVKSAKSQLANAQAELESARTKLARTQRLFDAQLTPETALEEAKLAVLGAELAVQNAEIALAKAEETRKSGEISSKINLQQAKASVAEAQRRLQQYQDQLKDATLTAPSDGIVVYSTNWRGGTFGKVQEGDQVWPRMNIMTIPDLSKMVAIVQVDEVDISRIKNGQEAIIHVDALPDLVLKGTVSRIATLAVDKGAGDAPFWMQREASGVKVFEVVVDVEPSGASNDLRPGMTVKVDIIIDRFTNVVTVPLETVFEYKDKKVVYVMSSKVPVRREVILGKNDGNYVIIEKGLNGGETICLRDPTKELKEPGLPKKLESQPSPSQMGSAPTGMPTGSPVGPPPGIPGGRRGGGGRER, from the coding sequence ATGAAGAAGAAAATCATTTTAATTAGCTGTCTGGTAGGGATAGTTGCTCTCATTGTGGTGGTATATTTTTATCTAAACAAACATGGTAAAAGACCAACGAATATTGCTACAACGGTAGCGAAAAAAGGTGAATTTTTAATTGTCGTTAGTGAAGTCGGTAAACTTGATGCTGCTAAATCGGTTAATATCACTGCAAACACGCAGGGGAAAATTGTAAAAATGGTTCCTGAAGGAACAGCGGTTAAAAAAGGTGATCCAGTTGTCTGGTTAGATACAACCGAAATCGAAAAGCAGATTAAAGATTTAGAAGCAAACCTGAAATCAGAAGAAGCGAATTATCAGAAAACAGAAGAGAATGAACGGTTAAATTTATATCAAAATGATATGAGCGTGAAATCAGCAAAATCGCAACTAGCAAACGCCCAAGCGGAATTAGAAAGTGCACGAACCAAACTTGCGCGCACCCAACGGTTATTTGATGCGCAACTTACTCCAGAAACCGCTTTAGAAGAAGCGAAACTTGCGGTGCTTGGCGCAGAATTGGCGGTACAGAATGCGGAAATAGCACTGGCGAAAGCGGAAGAAACCCGCAAATCCGGTGAAATATCTTCAAAAATCAATTTGCAACAAGCGAAAGCGAGTGTTGCTGAAGCGCAACGGCGGTTGCAACAGTATCAAGACCAACTGAAAGATGCAACATTGACTGCGCCGAGCGATGGGATTGTGGTGTATAGCACGAACTGGCGCGGCGGTACTTTCGGGAAAGTTCAAGAAGGTGACCAGGTCTGGCCAAGAATGAATATCATGACAATTCCAGATTTATCGAAAATGGTTGCGATTGTGCAGGTTGATGAAGTTGATATCTCCCGAATTAAAAATGGGCAAGAAGCAATCATCCATGTTGATGCGCTACCGGATTTGGTTTTGAAAGGGACGGTTTCGCGAATTGCAACCTTAGCGGTAGATAAAGGAGCTGGTGATGCCCCGTTTTGGATGCAGAGAGAAGCGAGTGGCGTGAAAGTGTTTGAAGTAGTTGTTGATGTTGAACCATCGGGTGCTTCGAATGATTTACGACCTGGGATGACCGTGAAAGTAGATATTATCATTGACCGGTTCACAAATGTGGTTACGGTTCCATTAGAAACCGTGTTCGAGTATAAAGATAAAAAGGTAGTCTATGTAATGAGTAGCAAGGTGCCGGTTCGTCGGGAAGTAATCCTTGGGAAAAATGATGGGAATTATGTGATTATCGAAAAAGGATTAAACGGCGGAGAAACGATCTGTTTACGTGATCCAACGAAAGAGTTGAAAGAACCGGGGTTGCCGAAGAAGCTAGAATCACAACCGAGTCCATCACAAATGGGTAGCGCTCCAACAGGAATGCCAACGGGGTCACCGGTTGGTCCTCCACCAGGTATACCTGGTGGAAGACGCGGTGGTGGCGGTAGAGAAAGATAA
- a CDS encoding TolC family protein → MKRRIVNQISSLLFLLSLITPVFTFALSDSTTTLALGSYQNLSLDQCIQIALYNNLDMRSAREQLKISESNYRITKSKTDVKGTVSGKESFSGDGDTVWADNAGISLSKYFITGGTASLTGDIDHSQNGDAEYSSSATLSFSQPLLKGYGGTNAYYTALGRKIYDEQIAISRTLQSNKRSLIYSVTAAFYGLIGAQRSIKIAEDAVDESQRLLKAAQTKKEEGLVAKIDVIRAEVQLAQTQARLVSAKRNYESALDNFVNLLGLELGTPLTIDTTINYVVRTVNLDSSLALAYRNRTDYRAAELTLALDAIKLKIAKRELLPEINFDASYSRSDSGTDFGDAFSLSNSSWAASLSWSVPLWQNRFSLKESYLQAVAQQKLDEIAFEETRRSIALEVRQAILGVLEAQENLSILEKSVAAAEESLRLAKLSYEEALVSYLDVVSAQNNYTEVQNSYTNALISYLRAIANLDRVTASDPHL, encoded by the coding sequence ATGAAGAGACGCATAGTTAACCAAATTAGTTCTTTGTTATTTTTATTGAGCTTAATCACCCCAGTTTTCACTTTTGCGCTAAGTGATTCTACGACAACATTAGCACTCGGTTCGTATCAGAATTTATCGCTTGACCAATGTATCCAAATAGCGTTATATAACAACCTAGATATGCGCTCAGCTCGGGAACAGCTGAAAATCAGCGAATCGAACTATCGGATTACGAAAAGTAAAACGGATGTAAAAGGAACGGTTAGTGGAAAAGAAAGTTTTTCCGGCGACGGAGATACCGTATGGGCAGATAATGCGGGAATTTCGTTATCGAAATATTTCATTACCGGCGGTACCGCTAGTTTAACCGGAGATATTGACCATTCCCAAAACGGTGATGCCGAATATAGTTCGAGCGCAACGTTATCGTTCTCGCAACCATTATTGAAAGGTTACGGTGGAACGAATGCTTATTATACTGCGCTCGGTCGGAAAATCTATGATGAACAAATTGCTATCTCCCGAACATTACAGAGTAATAAACGATCGCTCATCTATAGTGTAACCGCTGCGTTTTATGGTCTAATCGGGGCACAGCGGTCAATCAAAATCGCCGAAGATGCAGTTGATGAATCGCAACGGCTGCTCAAAGCTGCGCAGACGAAAAAAGAAGAAGGATTGGTAGCGAAAATAGATGTTATTCGGGCAGAAGTTCAGCTAGCGCAAACTCAAGCGCGGTTAGTAAGTGCGAAACGGAATTATGAAAGTGCGTTAGATAATTTTGTCAATCTGCTCGGGTTAGAGTTGGGTACGCCATTAACCATAGATACTACGATAAACTATGTTGTGCGAACAGTGAATCTCGATAGTTCACTGGCGCTAGCGTATCGGAATCGGACGGATTACCGCGCAGCTGAACTCACCCTAGCGCTTGATGCAATAAAATTGAAAATTGCGAAACGGGAGTTATTGCCGGAAATAAATTTTGATGCTAGTTATAGCCGGTCAGATAGTGGAACAGATTTTGGTGATGCGTTTAGTTTATCGAATTCAAGCTGGGCAGCGTCATTATCTTGGTCAGTTCCGTTATGGCAGAACCGATTCTCATTAAAAGAAAGCTATCTACAAGCGGTAGCACAGCAGAAACTTGATGAAATTGCGTTTGAAGAAACGCGGAGAAGTATCGCGCTCGAAGTTAGACAGGCGATACTCGGTGTTCTTGAAGCGCAGGAGAATTTATCGATTCTTGAGAAAAGCGTTGCGGCTGCGGAAGAAAGTTTACGTTTAGCAAAATTAAGTTATGAAGAAGCGTTAGTTTCATATCTGGATGTGGTCAGTGCACAGAATAATTATACCGAGGTGCAGAATAGTTATACGAATGCTTTAATTAGTTATTTGAGAGCAATTGCGAACCTCGACCGGGTCACAGCATCCGACCCGCATTTATGA
- a CDS encoding EutN/CcmL family microcompartment protein: protein MILGKVIGTVVSTQKDPKLTGGKLLIVQQYDVEMKPMNSFQVALDSVGAGDNEIVLIATGSSARLTAVSKDKPIDAVIMGIVDTVELNGKVVYKKFEK, encoded by the coding sequence ATGATTTTAGGGAAAGTTATTGGCACCGTGGTATCAACGCAGAAAGACCCGAAACTTACCGGAGGGAAACTGCTCATTGTTCAGCAATATGACGTTGAAATGAAACCGATGAATTCGTTTCAGGTTGCGCTGGATTCAGTTGGGGCTGGTGATAATGAAATAGTACTTATTGCTACCGGTAGCTCTGCACGGCTCACGGCAGTTAGTAAAGATAAACCGATTGATGCGGTGATTATGGGTATTGTTGATACTGTCGAATTAAACGGAAAAGTGGTTTATAAAAAGTTCGAGAAATAG
- a CDS encoding EutN/CcmL family microcompartment protein, translated as MDIGKIIGVIVATQKDPSLAGTKICIVQPLDENRNPVGKPIIATDHTASVGMDETVYYVTGGDAAVAHPDRDMPVDIAIVGIVDFIDVSAPIEKSG; from the coding sequence ATGGACATTGGGAAGATTATTGGCGTTATCGTTGCAACACAGAAAGACCCGAGTTTAGCGGGAACGAAAATCTGCATTGTCCAACCGCTAGATGAAAATCGTAATCCGGTTGGAAAACCGATTATTGCTACCGACCATACCGCATCGGTTGGAATGGACGAAACGGTATACTATGTTACTGGCGGCGATGCTGCGGTTGCCCATCCTGACCGGGATATGCCGGTAGATATTGCGATAGTAGGAATCGTAGATTTCATCGATGTTTCCGCTCCAATAGAAAAATCTGGGTAA
- a CDS encoding glycerophosphodiester phosphodiesterase family protein has protein sequence MHRPICIAHRGFSGIAPENTLISFQKAIELNPDAFELDVHLSKDGQLIVIHDDTVDRTTNGKGRVKELTLSEIKKLDAGSWFDTKYQGERIPTLAEALELAKDRTMVMVELKAEGTAEKAVPLIEQFDMVDQVVIFSFHSEYIKLAKQLNPNLSILHLFWVNPLEKEVIVPHTIINRTLTAFANCIGINGNALTPKLLHTAHQRGLGVMVYTINEENDIKKMLDIGVDAIGSDRIDRLLKLAG, from the coding sequence ATGCATAGACCGATTTGTATCGCGCATCGTGGGTTTTCCGGGATTGCGCCGGAGAATACCTTGATTTCGTTCCAAAAAGCGATTGAATTAAATCCGGATGCATTCGAACTCGATGTGCATTTAAGCAAAGATGGCCAACTGATTGTTATCCATGACGATACAGTTGACCGAACGACTAATGGTAAAGGGAGGGTTAAAGAACTTACTTTATCAGAAATAAAGAAACTGGATGCCGGCTCCTGGTTCGATACAAAATATCAAGGGGAACGAATCCCAACACTCGCTGAAGCACTAGAATTAGCCAAAGATAGAACGATGGTTATGGTTGAGTTGAAAGCAGAAGGTACTGCGGAAAAAGCAGTGCCACTGATTGAACAATTCGATATGGTCGACCAAGTGGTTATCTTTTCATTCCATTCCGAATATATAAAACTCGCGAAACAACTGAACCCGAACTTATCTATTCTCCATTTATTCTGGGTTAATCCGCTGGAGAAAGAAGTTATAGTTCCACATACCATTATCAACCGAACCTTAACCGCATTTGCGAACTGTATCGGAATCAATGGGAACGCGTTAACTCCGAAATTATTACATACTGCGCATCAGCGTGGGCTTGGGGTTATGGTATATACTATCAATGAAGAAAACGATATCAAGAAGATGCTCGATATTGGAGTAGATGCGATTGGTTCCGACCGGATAGACCGATTGCTAAAACTAGCTGGATAA